In Lycium ferocissimum isolate CSIRO_LF1 chromosome 11, AGI_CSIRO_Lferr_CH_V1, whole genome shotgun sequence, a single genomic region encodes these proteins:
- the LOC132038428 gene encoding uncharacterized protein LOC132038428, whose product MTFLHATALEPLFSDHSPLCLELQGYPTKPARPFKFFNWLAEHNDFALMVNEGWRHQCSGSKMYVVWEKLKQVKRELKKPNQTEFIGLKSKVATVRDQLIEMQQQMYNGHNTYLFDSEKALRKQLEKCTMIEESEMKQKSRVHWLNLADSNTSYFHASLKNGEFPSRLLGTAAVNIPAIQPDIMKEGPLLNRAQQLKLITIVTDEEVVQALKGIDDSKAPGHDRFNSLFLKKAWPILGSDITTAVKDFFHHSKIVQACEFSDIKPVYSLTAFNCSPRLQVFLLPKKIIEKIEGLCRRFLWTGSQDNSKKAMVA is encoded by the exons ATGACTTTCCTACATGCTACTGCCTTGGAGCCTCTATTTTCTGACCACTCTCCATTATGCTTGGAATTACAAGGATATCCAACAAAACCTGCTAGAccatttaaattctttaattggTTAGCCGAGCATAATGATTTTGCACTGATGGTGAATGAAGGTTGGAGACATCAATGCTCGGGATCCAAGATGTATGTAGTATGGGAAAAGTTGAAGCAAGTAAAGCGAGAGCTCAAGAAGCCTAACCAAACTGAATTCATTGGTCTCAAATCCAAAGTGGCTACTGTGAGAGACCAACTCATTGAGATGCAACAACAGATGTATAATGGGCACAACACATACTTGTTTGACTCCGAGAAGGCATTGAGGAAACAACTAGAAAAATGCACCATGATTGAGGAGAGTGAAATGAAGCAAAAATCTAGAGTTCACTGGCTTAATCTAGCAGACTCTAATACTTCTTACTTCCATGCTAGCCTGAAAAATGGAGAA TTTCCATCAAGACTTCTAGGCACTGCAGCAGTGAATATTCCAGCTATCCAACCTGACATTATGAAAGAGGGACCCTTACTGAATAGAGCTCAGCAGTTGAAACTCATTACAATTGTAACTGATGAAGAGGTAGTGCAGGCTCTCAAGGGCATAGATGATAGCAAAGCTCCTGGTCATGATAGGTTCAACTCACTTTTTCTCAAGAAGGCATGGCCAATTCTTGGGAGTGATATTACTACTGCAGTAAAGGATTTTTTTCACCACTCAAAAATTGTACAGGCCTGTGAATT CAGTGATATCAAACCAGTTTACTCTTTGACTGCTTTCAACTGTTCTCCAAGGCTTCAG GTTTTTCTTCTACCTAAGAAGATCATAGAGAAAATTGAAGGCTTATGTAGAAGGTTTCTTTGGACTGGATCTCAGGATAACTCAAAAAAGGCAATGGTTGCCTAG